The Terriglobia bacterium genome window below encodes:
- the phoU gene encoding phosphate signaling complex protein PhoU: MPDREHTSKHYEQQLRILKDKLLMMSHKAEQMISDSIRSLVDRRPSLAEEVIARDDEIDKLEIEIDNLCYEVLALEQPVARDLRFIATALKIVKDIERIGDIAVNIGERAMELIQEPELKRLVDLPIMAEAAQRILKESLDAFVNSDAELAEKVIINDNVVDDLYEQIFRELLTYMLEDPRSISRAIKLIFIAKHLERVGDHSANIAEMVIFLVRGQDIRHGTRLDRGR, encoded by the coding sequence TCTGAAAGACAAGCTGCTGATGATGAGCCATAAGGCCGAGCAGATGATTTCGGACTCGATCCGTTCCCTCGTGGACCGGCGTCCCAGCCTGGCCGAGGAAGTCATCGCCCGCGATGACGAAATCGACAAGCTGGAAATCGAAATCGACAATCTCTGTTACGAGGTCCTCGCGCTCGAACAGCCCGTGGCACGGGATCTGCGCTTTATCGCCACCGCTTTGAAGATCGTTAAAGACATCGAGCGGATCGGCGATATCGCGGTCAACATTGGCGAACGCGCGATGGAACTCATACAGGAGCCTGAACTCAAGCGGCTGGTGGACCTTCCGATCATGGCGGAGGCGGCCCAGAGGATTTTGAAAGAGAGCCTCGATGCGTTCGTGAATTCGGATGCCGAACTGGCTGAGAAAGTCATCATCAACGACAACGTAGTGGACGATCTTTACGAGCAGATTTTTCGAGAGCTCCTGACTTACATGCTTGAGGATCCACGGTCCATTTCACGCGCCATAAAACTGATTTTCATTGCAAAACATCTTGAGCGGGTCGGTGACCATTCGGCAAATATCGCGGAAATGGTCATTTTCCTTGTGAGAGGCCAGGATATCCGGCATGGAACGCGTCTTGATCGTGGACGATGA
- a CDS encoding response regulator transcription factor: protein MERVLIVDDDPDIQRLVSYNLSQAGFQVTAASSGRTALEAVQQNPPDLIILDVMMPDIDGMEVCRTLRQRENSRRIPIIMLTARGDEIDRVVGFELGADDYVMKPFSPRELVLRVKSIFRRVGDGRTETLRAGTIQLLPQRRQVLVGDTPVVLTAKEFDLLYELMRAGGNVLTREFLMDKVWGYHGDATSRTLDTHVRRLREKLGAEGDLVETVRSVGYRLAQGADG, encoded by the coding sequence ATGGAACGCGTCTTGATCGTGGACGATGACCCCGACATCCAACGTCTTGTCAGCTATAACCTCAGCCAGGCCGGCTTTCAGGTAACGGCTGCGTCGAGCGGGCGAACCGCGCTGGAAGCCGTCCAGCAGAATCCTCCGGATCTGATCATTCTCGACGTCATGATGCCCGACATCGACGGCATGGAGGTTTGCCGCACTCTCCGGCAGCGGGAAAATTCCCGCCGCATTCCCATCATCATGCTGACCGCCCGCGGCGACGAGATCGACCGCGTCGTCGGATTCGAACTTGGGGCCGACGATTACGTCATGAAACCGTTCAGCCCGCGCGAACTGGTGTTGCGCGTGAAGTCTATTTTCCGGCGCGTGGGAGATGGCCGGACGGAGACCTTGCGGGCCGGGACCATTCAGCTGCTTCCCCAACGCCGCCAGGTGCTCGTCGGCGATACGCCGGTCGTGCTCACCGCCAAGGAATTCGACCTTCTGTATGAATTGATGCGCGCCGGGGGCAATGTGCTGACGCGCGAATTCCTGATGGATAAGGTATGGGGGTATCACGGCGATGCGACTTCCCGAACGCTGGACACCCACGTCCGCCGGCTGCGCGAAAAACTCGGCGCTGAGGGTGATCTGGTCGAAACCGTGCGCAGCGTCGGTTACCGTCTGGCACAAGGGGCCGACGGCTAG